The following is a genomic window from Burkholderia cepacia ATCC 25416.
GCTTCACGCTGCGGCGCGGCGAGATCCTCGGCTTCGCGGGGCTGATGGGCGCGGGCCGCACCGAGGTCGCGCGCGCGGTGTTCGGCGCCGACCCGATCGACGCGGGCGAGATCCGCGTGCACGGCAAGACCGTGACGATCCGCACGCCGGCCGATGCGGTGAAGCACGGCATCGGCTATCTGTCCGAGGATCGCAAGCACTTCGGGCTCGCGGTCGGGATGGACGTGCAGAACAACATCGCCATGTCGAGCATGCGCCGTTTCGTGCGCCGTGGCGTGTTTCTCGACGCGCGCGCGATGCGCGACACCGCACACGCGTATGTGCGGCAGCTCGCGATCCGCACGCCGTCGGTCGCGCAGCCCGCGCGCCTTTTGTCGGGCGGCAACCAGCAGAAGATCGTGATCGCGAAGTGGCTGCTGCGCGACTGCGACATCCTGTTCTTCGACGAGCCGACGCGCGGCATCGACGTCGGCGCGAAGAGCGAGATCTACAAGCTGCTCGACGCGCTGGCCGCCGACGGCAAGGCGATCGTGATGATCTCGTCGGAACTGCCCGAAGTGCTGCGCATGAGCCACCGGATTCTCGTGATGTGCGAGGGGCGCGTGACCGGCGAACTGCGCGCGGCCGACGCCACGCAGGAAAAGATCATGCAGCTCGCGACGCAGCGCGAGTCGACCGTGTTGTCCTGATTCAGACGCCGATCCATACGCCTATCCGATCATGTCCAACGATACGCATCCCGTTCCGCCCCTTGCGTCCGCCGATACGCCTGCCGGCGCATCGAGCCTGAAGTCGCGCTTCTTCAACCCCGCCGCGCGCCAGAAGCTGCTCGCGTTCGCGAGCCTCGTGCTGCTGATCGTGTTCTTCAGCTTCGCGTCGCCGAACTTCCTCGAAGTCGACAACCTCGTCACGATCCTGCAGGCCACCGCCGTGAACGGCGTGCTGGCGGTCGCGTGCACCTACGTGATCATCACGTCGGGCATCGACCTGTCGGTCGGCACGCTGATGACGTTCTGCGCGGTGATGGCCGGCGTCGTGCTGACGAAGTGGGGCATGCCGCTGCCGCTCGGGATCCTGGCCGCGCTGTTTTTCGGCGCGCTGTCGGGTTGCGTATCGGGCTTCGTGATCGCGAAGATGAAGGTGCCGCCGTTCATCGCGACGCTTGGCATGATGATGCTGCTCAAGGGGCTGTCGCTGGTGATCTCGGGCACGCGGCCGATCTACTTCAACGACACGCCGGGCTTCACGTCGATCGCGCAGGATTCGCTGATCGGCAACCTGATTCCGGCGCTGCCGATCCCGAATGCGGTGCTGATCCTGTTCCTCGTCGCGATCGGCGCATCGATCGTGCTGAACCGCACGATCTTCGGCCGTTACACGTTCGCGCTCGGCAGCAACGAGGAGGCGCTGCGGCTGTCCGGCGTGAACGTCGACGCGTGGAAGATCGCCGTCTACACGTTCAGCGGCGCGGTGTGCGGGATCGCCGGGCTGCTGATCGCGTCGCGGCTGAACTCCGCGCAGCCGGCGCTCGGGCAGGGCTACGAGC
Proteins encoded in this region:
- a CDS encoding ABC transporter permease — translated: MSNDTHPVPPLASADTPAGASSLKSRFFNPAARQKLLAFASLVLLIVFFSFASPNFLEVDNLVTILQATAVNGVLAVACTYVIITSGIDLSVGTLMTFCAVMAGVVLTKWGMPLPLGILAALFFGALSGCVSGFVIAKMKVPPFIATLGMMMLLKGLSLVISGTRPIYFNDTPGFTSIAQDSLIGNLIPALPIPNAVLILFLVAIGASIVLNRTIFGRYTFALGSNEEALRLSGVNVDAWKIAVYTFSGAVCGIAGLLIASRLNSAQPALGQGYELDAIAAVVIGGTSLSGGAGSIVGTIIGAFIMSVLTNGLRIMSVAQEWQTVVTGVIIILAVYVDILRRRRR